One window of Burkholderia thailandensis E264 genomic DNA carries:
- the purT gene encoding formate-dependent phosphoribosylglycinamide formyltransferase has product MQIGQRLGTPLSPSATRVMLLGAGELGKEVIIALQRLGVEVIAVDRYPNAPGHQVAHRAHVIDMTDPDALRALVDAERAHLVVPEIEAIATDALAEIEAAGVAEVIPTARATQLTMNREGIRRLAAEELGLPTSPYAFAQSFDAFRAAVAQIGFPCVVKPVMSSSGKGQSVVRSDADVEPAWQYAMAGGRVNHGRVIVEGFVQFDYEITQLTVRAIDPASLKTRTYFCEPIGHVQVAGDYVESWQPQPMSAKALERSRDIAHRVTSALGGRGIFGVELFVRGDDVWFSEVSPRPHDTGLVTLASQRQSEFELHARAILGLPVEPALATPAASAVIYGGLDEAGIAFEGVRDALAVPGADLRLFGKPESFAKRRMGVALATGANVDEARERAKRAAAAVRPVSAR; this is encoded by the coding sequence ATGCAGATCGGTCAGCGGCTCGGCACGCCGCTTTCGCCGTCCGCCACGCGCGTCATGCTGCTCGGCGCGGGCGAGTTGGGCAAGGAAGTCATCATCGCGTTGCAGCGGCTCGGCGTCGAAGTGATCGCCGTCGACCGCTATCCGAACGCACCCGGGCATCAGGTCGCGCATCGCGCGCACGTGATCGACATGACGGACCCGGACGCGCTGCGCGCGCTCGTCGACGCGGAGCGTGCGCATCTCGTCGTGCCGGAAATCGAGGCGATTGCGACCGACGCGCTCGCCGAGATCGAAGCGGCGGGCGTCGCCGAGGTGATCCCGACCGCGCGCGCGACGCAGCTCACGATGAATCGCGAGGGCATCCGCCGGCTCGCGGCCGAGGAGCTTGGGCTGCCCACGTCGCCGTACGCGTTCGCGCAGTCGTTCGACGCGTTCAGGGCGGCCGTCGCGCAGATCGGTTTTCCGTGCGTCGTGAAGCCCGTGATGTCGTCGTCGGGCAAGGGGCAGTCGGTCGTGAGGAGCGACGCCGACGTCGAGCCCGCGTGGCAGTACGCGATGGCGGGCGGGCGCGTGAATCACGGCCGCGTGATCGTCGAGGGCTTCGTGCAGTTCGATTACGAGATCACGCAGCTCACGGTGCGCGCGATCGATCCGGCGAGCCTCAAGACGCGCACCTATTTCTGCGAGCCGATCGGGCATGTGCAGGTCGCGGGCGACTATGTCGAATCGTGGCAGCCGCAGCCGATGAGCGCGAAGGCGCTCGAACGCTCGCGCGACATCGCGCATCGCGTGACGAGCGCGCTCGGCGGCCGCGGGATCTTCGGCGTCGAGCTGTTCGTGCGCGGCGACGATGTCTGGTTCTCCGAGGTGAGCCCGCGCCCGCACGACACGGGGCTCGTGACGCTCGCGTCGCAGCGCCAGTCGGAGTTCGAATTGCATGCGCGCGCGATCCTCGGCCTGCCGGTCGAGCCGGCGCTCGCGACGCCCGCCGCGTCGGCCGTGATCTACGGCGGGCTCGACGAGGCGGGCATCGCATTCGAAGGCGTGCGCGACGCGCTCGCGGTGCCGGGCGCCGACCTGCGGCTGTTCGGCAAGCCCGAGAGCTTCGCGAAGCGCCGGATGGGCGTCGCGCTCGCGACGGGCGCGAACGTCGACGAAGCGCGCGAGCGCGCGAAGCGGGCGGCCGCCGCGGTGCGTCCCGTGTCCGCGCGCTGA
- a CDS encoding DUF6726 family protein encodes MKWMLIVAWCASTAGCGLAAAPCRVASAGLKIVPLVGHVAAAPTDACAGVIDPD; translated from the coding sequence ATGAAGTGGATGTTGATCGTTGCATGGTGCGCGTCAACGGCGGGCTGCGGGCTCGCCGCCGCGCCGTGCCGGGTTGCGTCGGCGGGGCTGAAGATCGTGCCCTTGGTCGGCCACGTCGCGGCCGCGCCGACCGACGCGTGCGCGGGCGTCATCGATCCGGATTGA
- a CDS encoding MliC family protein yields MNKKTLTAIGIAGLCAAASAAHAARLTVEEIDADARDTVVYRCANEPKPVRVSYWRAGNGQSFALVPVNGMRLLFVDTVSASGVRYQAGRYVWWTKGRDANLYDEIAGENAPPVLGDCSEIRKKRGNG; encoded by the coding sequence ATGAACAAGAAAACGCTGACGGCGATCGGCATCGCCGGTCTGTGCGCCGCCGCTAGCGCCGCACATGCGGCGCGGCTGACCGTCGAGGAGATCGACGCCGACGCGCGCGACACCGTCGTCTATCGGTGCGCGAACGAGCCGAAGCCGGTGCGGGTGTCGTACTGGCGCGCGGGCAACGGCCAGAGCTTCGCGCTCGTGCCGGTCAACGGCATGCGGCTGCTGTTCGTCGACACCGTATCGGCGTCGGGCGTGCGCTATCAGGCGGGCCGCTACGTCTGGTGGACGAAGGGGCGCGACGCGAACCTGTACGACGAAATCGCGGGCGAGAACGCGCCGCCCGTGCTGGGCGACTGCAGCGAGATTCGCAAGAAGCGCGGGAACGGCTGA
- a CDS encoding DEAD/DEAH box helicase — MSDSVAKPVDATFDQFGLAAEILRAIAEQGYTTPTPIQANAIPVVLSGRDVMGAAQTGTGKTASFSLPIIQRLLPQANTSASPARHPVRALILTPTRELADQVAANVHAYAKHTPLRSAVVFGGVDMNPQMAELRRGVEILIATPGRLLDHVQQKTANLGQVQILVLDEADRMLDMGFLPDLQRILNLLPKERQTLLFSATFSPEIKKLASTYLRNPQTIEVARSNAAASTVTQIVYDVAEGDKQAAVVKLIRDRSLKQVIVFCNSKIGASRLARQIERDGIVAAAIHGDRSQSERMQALDAFKRGEIEALVATDVAARGLDIAELPAVINFDLPFNAEDYVHRIGRTGRAGASGDALSLCSPNERKQLADIEKLIKRTLSLETLELDLPRHRHDERGGRRERERDERRGASAGRRSAGGERAHHPRREAPIDDFFLKPYVPSSSANQPEEAKPAQPEKKAPKQPLAALLGGFGMPRKTSS, encoded by the coding sequence ATGTCCGATTCTGTTGCCAAGCCTGTCGACGCGACGTTCGATCAATTCGGCCTTGCCGCCGAGATCCTGAGAGCGATTGCCGAGCAGGGCTATACGACGCCGACGCCGATCCAGGCGAACGCGATTCCGGTCGTGCTGTCCGGCCGCGACGTGATGGGCGCCGCGCAGACCGGCACCGGCAAGACCGCGAGCTTCTCGCTGCCGATCATCCAGCGGCTGCTGCCGCAGGCGAACACGAGCGCGTCGCCGGCGCGCCACCCGGTGCGCGCGCTGATTCTCACGCCGACCCGCGAGCTTGCCGACCAGGTCGCCGCGAACGTGCATGCGTATGCGAAGCACACGCCGCTGCGCAGCGCCGTCGTGTTCGGCGGCGTCGACATGAACCCGCAGATGGCCGAACTGCGTCGCGGCGTCGAGATCCTGATCGCGACGCCCGGGCGCCTGCTCGACCACGTTCAGCAGAAGACCGCGAATCTCGGCCAGGTGCAGATCCTCGTGCTCGACGAGGCGGACCGGATGCTCGACATGGGTTTCCTGCCCGATCTGCAGCGAATTCTGAACCTGCTGCCGAAAGAGCGTCAGACGCTGCTTTTCTCGGCGACGTTCTCGCCCGAGATCAAGAAGCTCGCGTCGACCTACCTGCGCAATCCGCAGACGATCGAGGTCGCGCGCAGCAACGCGGCCGCGTCGACCGTCACGCAGATCGTCTACGACGTCGCCGAAGGCGACAAGCAGGCGGCCGTCGTCAAGCTGATCCGCGATCGCTCGCTCAAGCAGGTGATCGTGTTCTGCAACAGCAAGATCGGCGCGAGCCGCCTCGCGCGCCAGATCGAGCGCGACGGCATCGTCGCGGCCGCGATTCACGGGGACCGTTCGCAGAGCGAGCGGATGCAGGCGCTCGACGCGTTCAAGCGCGGCGAGATCGAAGCGCTCGTCGCGACCGACGTCGCCGCGCGCGGCCTCGACATCGCCGAACTGCCGGCCGTCATCAACTTCGATCTGCCGTTCAATGCGGAAGACTATGTGCACCGGATCGGCCGCACCGGGCGCGCGGGCGCGTCGGGCGACGCGCTGTCGCTGTGCAGCCCGAACGAGCGCAAGCAACTCGCCGACATCGAGAAGCTGATCAAGCGGACACTGTCGCTCGAAACGCTCGAGCTCGACCTGCCGCGCCATCGCCACGACGAGCGCGGCGGCCGCCGCGAACGCGAGCGCGACGAGCGCCGCGGCGCATCGGCCGGCCGCCGCTCGGCGGGCGGCGAGCGCGCGCATCATCCGCGCCGCGAAGCGCCGATCGACGATTTCTTCCTGAAGCCGTACGTGCCGTCGTCGTCCGCTAACCAGCCGGAAGAGGCGAAGCCGGCGCAGCCGGAGAAAAAGGCGCCGAAGCAGCCGCTCGCCGCGCTGCTGGGCGGCTTCGGGATGCCGCGCAAGACGTCGTCTTGA